The segment ACACGGATTAGCACGGATAAATACAGAGGGCAGAAGGCAGAGGACAGAGGGCAGAAAACAGAAGGCAGAGAACAACAGGAGGAAAAAAACTTCAGCCTGATTACGGACACGGAAAACGGACACGGATGAAACACTGATTTTTTATGGACGCAGATGAACGCAGATTTCCATGATTTTTCTTTATTATCCTGATAATCTGCGAAAAAAATCTTGCGTCCTATTAACTTGAAAACCAATTCCGTGCTAATCCGTGTTAATCAGTGGCTGAATAGTTACATTTTATTCTATATTTTTAACAATCTTTGCCTTATTTTCAAGATAGGCAAGCCAGTCATCTGCGACCTTTTGCCTTTTTTCATAGAGGCAATTAGCCAGGATTCGATTATAATCCTTTTTAAAATCCTGTTCTTTTGGGGCTATCTTTTCTACCATTTTAACAATATGATAGCCTAATGAGGTTTCAATCACCTCACTAATCTTTGATTCTTCAAGTTCAAAAGCCTTTTTTGAGAAATCAGGATTTATTCCAAATCCAACTATACCAACTTCTTTACTGATGGATTCCAATGTTTTTGTGCCGATGTCGGGGTCAAGGAATCTCTTTGGAACTATGCCTAAATCGCCGCCTTGTAGGGCGCTTTTAGCGTGGGAAAATGTTTGAGCAATCTGCTCAAAATTAGCCCCTGGCAGTTTTACTTGTTTAAGTATTTCTTTAGCCTTTTTATGTGCCTTTTTCTCTTCTTTTTTAGTCACCAGAAACCCACGAATTTTCTCCTCAACATCCTTCAATTCTCTTGGTTCATCCTTTAATTTATCTTCTAATTTAATAATATGGTAGCCAAATTTAGTTTTGACAACAGGACTTAAATCACCTTTCTTTTCAAGTTTGTAAGCGGCTTTTTCAAACTCTGCCACCATATCCCCTTCGCCAAAATAACCTAAGTCGCCGCCTCTTTCTCGGCTGGCACAATTAGAATGTTGAGCGGCTAATGTGGTAAAATCAGCCCCTTCATTCAATTGTTTAAGTAAATCTTCTGCTTTACTTCTGGCGGCAGAATCCTGGTCTGGTGGTGCACCTTCAGGCACACCAATGAGGATATGCCTTACCCGAATTTTACCCGGTTTCATAAATTCATCCTCAACATTCTCCTTGTAATATTTTTCTACCTCTTCAAATGGCACAAATTGTTTTGGGTCAATCAAAATCTGCCTAAGATGTGCACTCTCATATTCTTTTTTATAATAGTTATTTAACTCAACCTGACTCACTTTAACCTGATTGACAACCAAATTTCGTGTCTTATTAACCAATATATCTTGAATTGCCTCTTTTTCTTTCATTTTCCACCAGAGTGGGTGAGCACCCTGAACATATTGATTGTAGGTATTGGCATCTTCAAAGGATTTCATTACCTCATTTCGTATCTCATCTACGCTAACTTGTATCCCCAATCGTTTTGCATTATTCAGCAAGACCTGTCGCCTTACCAGACTGTCGATAATTGTCTTTCTTAAATCAGGGATGCTTTCAGCGTCAAAATCCTCTCCATACACCTTTTTAAGACTATCCAGATAATTTCTATAGGCTATCTGAAACTCTTCAGGTGAGATTATTTTACCATCTATCGTTGCTATCTGCGGTCTAAAATATTGACCGCCGTAATCCATTCCCCAGGAAACAAATATCATCGCTACAAAGGTAACGATAATTATCCAGAATACAAATTTGGCTTTTTTGCGTAAAGTATTAAACATCGAAATATCCTCCTTATAAAAGTAGTTAGTAGTCAGTGAACAGTAATCACTTTTCACTTTTTAATTATAACATATAAATTTTATATTTTGCAACTTAATTTTTTAGTGGTAGATTTCAGGTTTATTTTTGGAAATGGGGCTTCATCAAAAACCTTCTTAAAATCATATATATCCTTAAAATCATCGATACTATCGCTATCTGTCTTACCCATTAATCCAGAATTAACCATATTGAAAACAATATGTCCAAAATCCTCAGTTTTGTATATTCCCCAGTGTTCAAAAACGGTGCGAGCCATTGGTCCAAAAAGTTCTAATGCCACATTCTGGATTCCTTTTAAAAGCTCATCTCCGCTAACATGTCCGTTTCTTTTTAATTTATTTTGAGTAAATCCTAAAGCAGACATAACAAAAGAATAAGATTCTGCTTTATAGCGAGGGTCTTTCTGGACAATTTCTTCTACTATTTCCTCAAAACTTTTTTCATTATTCATAGTAAGATATAAAGGATACACTAATTCAGTTAAAATGTCAATGATAAATTTTTGGTAACCGTTCACCGCAAGATGCCACAGAGACGCAGAGAAAAAATTAAAATCTATTCACCAGAGACAGAAATTTCCTTTTTTTTGTGCATTTCAGGTCTTTCGTTGTTTATTAATCTTTTAATACGGACTTTTGACTAACTGTTTTTTAAGCCTTTTTAAACACCGAAAAACGCGAAAAACACGAAAAAAAAGATATTTTCCTCTCTGTGAACTCTTGCGTCTCTGCGGTAAAGGATTACCTGAACGGTTACAAGTCTTCGTTAATAACTACTATATTTATTATCTGCACCATTTTAAAAATTGTAACTGTTCAGGTGTCCAAAGGGAGATAAGGAAATATATGAAGATAGGAGAATAATTAAACAATAGATCTCGCTAATGTTCTTAAGAGTATATCTTCATTTAAAACAGTGATTTTGCCACGGTAGAATTTTACATAACCTTTTTCTTGAAAATCGTGGATAACCTTACGCATTGATTCTCTTGATGTCCCGGCTAAACTGGCCAGGTCTTGATGAGTCAATCGCATATCAATTAGCATTCCTTCTTTTACCTTCACACCATGCTCATCTAAGAGTTTAAATAATGTTTGGATTGTCCTGCCTGAGGCACTTAAAAATCTTAAATTTTGAATTAATTCATCTGCTCTTCGTAACCTTTGAGATAAAATAGTCAGAATATTAATTGCAATCTGGGGATAACGGTGTAGTATTCTGAGAAAAACATCCTTATCCATAGTAATCAATTCTGTCTCCTCTAATGCAGTGATAGTCGCAGACCTCGGTTCACCATCAAGAATAGACATCTCCCCAAAGAAAGATAAAGGGGCAAGGGTGCTCAGCACAATCTCTCGACTATCTAACGCCTCTGCGGTTACCTTAACTTTACCTGATTTAACAATGAAAAATGTCGTCCCTATCTCTTCACTGCTGATAATTGTTTGTCCTTTTTTGTAAGTTACTTCTTGAGTAGTGGTTGCTAATAGTTCCAAATCTTCTTTTTCTAAGGAACTAAAAATAGATATTTTACCTAAAAACTGACTTTTAGTCATTTCATTACCTCTTAAATTGGTTTCTAATTACTGACCACTGTTCACTGACTACTGGCTACTTTACTATTGACATAAGTAACATACCTATTCCCAATAATATTATAAATCCTGATGAAATAAGTTTCATCTGATAAACATAGCAATTACGAATAGTTGAGCCGATAGTAAAATTTTTCAATTCAACATACGGCACAGGGCTTCGACGATACCAGCCAGTAAGAGTTACTTCCTGGTCTTGAAGTTGTGAAGAACGAAGTAATCCAAATAGGAATTCCCAGATACCTAATGGCTGACGATAATCAAGGAATATTATGCCGGTTGAATCCTGCATGACAAAATCTTCTGACCAGATAAGTCCTGGCACTCCCCGACCTATTATTTTACCTTTAAGTCTACAAGGAACAGGTCTTATTGCCGAGACTTTTACATTTTTTAGTAAGCTGACAATATCCATTTGCGGGAAATAACCCGGATTTTTATAAGAAAATACTATCTGAATTAATTGTGCAATTCCAAATAAACAAAAAACCAGACCCAATAGCGTCATATCAGGAGAAGTTTGTAGCAACAAGGGCGGTGCAATGATACCTCCCAAACTAAAGAGTATCACCATTGTAGGCAAGTAGAGTATCAATAAATCCACAAAAAATTCATCCCAGTATGATTCAGGTTTCTTTTGATTAAAGGACACAAAAGGTTCAAGTCCCAGGGAAATACTTTGTTCAGAGAGATAATTTAGTCGATTTGCGACTAATGGGTGAGTAGAATGCAATTCATAATATTTTGCCCAGGGATTCCACAAATCCCATTTCATTGCCTCTTGTAGATTTTCTTTATTTATCTCACCACCCATTTTAGCCGCAGGGGATGAATAACTGACCATAGCCAACGAACGGGCGACTTTAGCATCAAATATTCCTAAGGCACCAATTGCATCTAAAGTTGGGGCTCTTCGAGTTTCTTTTTCTTCTTTTTTCTGTTGTCCAGCTAATCCATAAGCAATTTTGACTAATGCCGATGCCAGGGCGTTAGGATTTTTAGTTACTTCACCTGCGAATCTATCGGCATAATATTCCCTGGTTCGAGATAGCCATAAAACCAGATATTGACTGATAATGTAAAGAATATATGAACCAATAGCAATGGCATAACGTATGTGTGCAGATTTGTCCTCTCTGCCCTTTGTTCGCATTTGTATAAGTGTCCGATATACATAGTATAAAATAAGTGGAACAAGATACGCAATCGTCATAACTAACATATCCCAGTGTTTGGCATGTCCAATTTCATGGGCAACAACACCGCAAACTTCCTCTGGTTCTAAAAGGTCAATTAATCCTTGCGAAATAACGATTCTGGCGTTATTGGGATGATGTCCATAAGTAAATGCTTGTGGTGCACCATCTTGTAAAATACCAAATCGAGGAAATTTCATTCCTTGTTTTCGACAGGTATCTTTAATAAAATTATTTAGAGGCTCTGGTAAATAGGCATCCCAGGAAATCTTATAAAAGAATCGCAGAGATATATCCATCAGCCAGGGACCCAGGATAAATTGTAAAGAAATAATTCCCAGAGCGATTAATATGGCAAAATCTGGCGTGATAAGACCAAAATTTACCACCGTAATTAAAACAAGTGTCAAAAGTGCATATAGCCCAAAAAGGACACTACATGACCGAATGAAGAGATTTGGAAGTGGAGTCAGATTTTTAATTAACGGAGGTACCTTTCTCTTTATCTCGTAAATTTCGGGTTTAGTGGATATTTTTGCCTCTTTATCAAGGGTTATTTTAATATCAGTCTTTTGTAATTGTTCTAATTCTCCGGCATCAAACCAGAGTCCATTGCTCTGGGGACAATAGTCAATTTGAATTTTTCCCTCTGAGAGAGATATTTCTTGCATTGGTTTTTGGGTTTTAGGACTAAGTTTTGTCGTAGGTTTTCCTTCTTTAATTGCTTGCTCAAGTGCCCTAACAACGACATTTACTTTTTTAGTAAAGAAAAATATCTCTCCTTTATCCAGCCAGACACCGTTACATTTACTGCACGCATCAATTTCTACACCTTGAGTAGTCATAGTTGGGGTTAGTTGGATTGAACAATTTGGACAATTCATTTTTTATTCCTCCTTTTGTTTGGTAAATGGTAAATGGTAACTGGTAATTAGTTACCAATTAACCGATTACTTAGTTTTAATTTCGTGAAGCCCTCTAATTAATCTAATATCATTTTTAATAAAGCCATACGGAGATAAAGGCCATTTTCTACCTGTCTAAAATATGCGGCGCGGGGGTCTTCATCAACTTCAATCGCAACCTCATCTACTCGTGGTAAAGGATGTAAAATCCTCGCATCTTTTTTCATCAAAGAAAGTATTTCTTTATCAATCACATACACACCCTTCATTTTATTATAATCCTCAATATTTCTAAATCGTTCTTTTTGAATTCTGGTTACATACAGAACATCTATATCTGATACTACTTCTTTTAAATCTGTGATTTCTTCAAAGGGAATTTTCATCTCATCTTCTAAATAATTAATAATATCTCTGGGCATTTTTATTTCTTCTGGAGAGATAAAATACAGTTTTACTCCGTGTTGATGAGCTAAAAGATAGGTTAAAGAATGAACTGTTCGACCATATAACAAATCGCCAACCAATCCAACTTTAAGATTATCAATTCTTCCGAGTTCCTTCTGGATAGTGAACATATCTAATAATGCCTGAGTTGGATGTTGACCGGTGCCATCACCGGCATTAATAATTGGAACAGATGAGACTTGTGCGGCTATTTTTGAGGAACCTTCTTCATAATGTCTTAAGACAATCACATCGGCATAAGTGCCTATAACTCGAATAGTATCAACTAATGATTCGCCTTTTGTTACTGATGAAAATACCCTTGCCTCTTCCGTAGTGATTACCTCTCCACCAAGTCGCATCATTGCGGATTCAAAAGAAAGCCTGGTTCTTGTGCTGGGTTCATAGAAAAGTGTGGCTAAAATCTTCTTGCGAGGAATTTGAGGTAAAAACAATCTATCATATTTGCCAGTTCTATCTGCCATCTCCATTTCACTGGCTAATTTAAAGATTTCTTCTAATAATTCTTTATCTTTAAATTGTTTTACTTCAATAAGATGGTGTAATTTAGTTGCCATTTTTTCCTTCCTTGAGTGGAGTTAAAGTGCCTTTCACGAAATTCATAATTTTGTTTGTAGATAATTATACCATAAATAAAATTATATTGCAATATCATTTTTTGTAACCGTTCAGGCTATACATCAGAAGTGTAAGAAGGGAGATAAAGAGATAAAGAGAGATATGGAGATAAGATAATAGAAATAGATTGAAATTTATAGAAATAGATAGAAATTGATTGTGGGAAATAACAAATTTCCATAAATTTCTATTAGTTTCTACTAATTTCAATTTTTTTAATAATATCTCCCTATCTCCTTAATCTCCACATCTCCTTTTGTTACACCCCCCTGAACGCTTACTCTTTTCTGTTATCTGATTTATTTCCATATCTTCTCTGTAAACTCTTGCGTCTCTGCGGTGAATTACCACCTGAACGGTTACAATTCTCAGGATAATCATGAAGCCAACTAAAATAGTGATAGTGATTAATGTTCCCAAAACCCCGATTTTAAAACTCAATGGAAAATAAACAAATTCAACCTGATGCTCTCCTTCTGGCAGAACAATAGCTCTAAAGAGGAAATTAGCTCGATAAATCTTTGTTTGTTGTCCATCTACATACGCCTTCCAACCAGGATAATGGGTATCACTTAAGAATAAAAAGCCATCATCAGAACAAGAAGTTTGAATAGTAACCTTATTAGGTTGATAGTCAACAATTGTGATTGCGGATTGCGGATGGCGAATTGCTGACTTCTGACTTCTGACTTCTGTCCTTTGTCCTCTAACTTCTTCCTCCAAAATCACCTCTTTTTGTGGGTCAAAATCTTTGTTTGTAAGTATATTTAAGATTTTTTCGCGGTTTTTAACTATTTTTGCTTTAGAGACAAAAAAGGCACGAGGCAGGTAATCTGGATTTTTATAAAGCATAAATTCCTCCCCATATTTTTTCATCTTATAAACTAATTGAACACTCGAAGATGGAATCTCAAATTTAGAGAGGATGTATTGGA is part of the bacterium genome and harbors:
- a CDS encoding peptidylprolyl isomerase; amino-acid sequence: MFNTLRKKAKFVFWIIIVTFVAMIFVSWGMDYGGQYFRPQIATIDGKIISPEEFQIAYRNYLDSLKKVYGEDFDAESIPDLRKTIIDSLVRRQVLLNNAKRLGIQVSVDEIRNEVMKSFEDANTYNQYVQGAHPLWWKMKEKEAIQDILVNKTRNLVVNQVKVSQVELNNYYKKEYESAHLRQILIDPKQFVPFEEVEKYYKENVEDEFMKPGKIRVRHILIGVPEGAPPDQDSAARSKAEDLLKQLNEGADFTTLAAQHSNCASRERGGDLGYFGEGDMVAEFEKAAYKLEKKGDLSPVVKTKFGYHIIKLEDKLKDEPRELKDVEEKIRGFLVTKKEEKKAHKKAKEILKQVKLPGANFEQIAQTFSHAKSALQGGDLGIVPKRFLDPDIGTKTLESISKEVGIVGFGINPDFSKKAFELEESKISEVIETSLGYHIVKMVEKIAPKEQDFKKDYNRILANCLYEKRQKVADDWLAYLENKAKIVKNIE
- a CDS encoding Crp/Fnr family transcriptional regulator, coding for MTKSQFLGKISIFSSLEKEDLELLATTTQEVTYKKGQTIISSEEIGTTFFIVKSGKVKVTAEALDSREIVLSTLAPLSFFGEMSILDGEPRSATITALEETELITMDKDVFLRILHRYPQIAINILTILSQRLRRADELIQNLRFLSASGRTIQTLFKLLDEHGVKVKEGMLIDMRLTHQDLASLAGTSRESMRKVIHDFQEKGYVKFYRGKITVLNEDILLRTLARSIV
- the pyrB gene encoding aspartate carbamoyltransferase yields the protein MATKLHHLIEVKQFKDKELLEEIFKLASEMEMADRTGKYDRLFLPQIPRKKILATLFYEPSTRTRLSFESAMMRLGGEVITTEEARVFSSVTKGESLVDTIRVIGTYADVIVLRHYEEGSSKIAAQVSSVPIINAGDGTGQHPTQALLDMFTIQKELGRIDNLKVGLVGDLLYGRTVHSLTYLLAHQHGVKLYFISPEEIKMPRDIINYLEDEMKIPFEEITDLKEVVSDIDVLYVTRIQKERFRNIEDYNKMKGVYVIDKEILSLMKKDARILHPLPRVDEVAIEVDEDPRAAYFRQVENGLYLRMALLKMILD
- a CDS encoding M48 family metalloprotease, which produces MNCPNCSIQLTPTMTTQGVEIDACSKCNGVWLDKGEIFFFTKKVNVVVRALEQAIKEGKPTTKLSPKTQKPMQEISLSEGKIQIDYCPQSNGLWFDAGELEQLQKTDIKITLDKEAKISTKPEIYEIKRKVPPLIKNLTPLPNLFIRSCSVLFGLYALLTLVLITVVNFGLITPDFAILIALGIISLQFILGPWLMDISLRFFYKISWDAYLPEPLNNFIKDTCRKQGMKFPRFGILQDGAPQAFTYGHHPNNARIVISQGLIDLLEPEEVCGVVAHEIGHAKHWDMLVMTIAYLVPLILYYVYRTLIQMRTKGREDKSAHIRYAIAIGSYILYIISQYLVLWLSRTREYYADRFAGEVTKNPNALASALVKIAYGLAGQQKKEEKETRRAPTLDAIGALGIFDAKVARSLAMVSYSSPAAKMGGEINKENLQEAMKWDLWNPWAKYYELHSTHPLVANRLNYLSEQSISLGLEPFVSFNQKKPESYWDEFFVDLLILYLPTMVILFSLGGIIAPPLLLQTSPDMTLLGLVFCLFGIAQLIQIVFSYKNPGYFPQMDIVSLLKNVKVSAIRPVPCRLKGKIIGRGVPGLIWSEDFVMQDSTGIIFLDYRQPLGIWEFLFGLLRSSQLQDQEVTLTGWYRRSPVPYVELKNFTIGSTIRNCYVYQMKLISSGFIILLGIGMLLMSIVK
- a CDS encoding Minf_1886 family protein produces the protein MNNEKSFEEIVEEIVQKDPRYKAESYSFVMSALGFTQNKLKRNGHVSGDELLKGIQNVALELFGPMARTVFEHWGIYKTEDFGHIVFNMVNSGLMGKTDSDSIDDFKDIYDFKKVFDEAPFPKINLKSTTKKLSCKI